Below is a genomic region from Candidatus Binatia bacterium.
TGCGCCTGGACAGCACGGCGACGGCCTCCATCTCGATCGCCGCCGTCTCCACTGACATGGCCCCACGCAGATGCACCCACTCGGCCTTCTCCGGCGCGCTCGCATAGCTAACGCCACCCTCAAAGGAGTGCCCGGCTTCAGCGACAGCGCGCTGATGCGTGTGCTCGGTGATATAGTCGACCCCGATCGCGAACGTGCGGGTATGGGCGCGCGCCGCTACCGCTTTCGAAATCATGGCATCTCCGCAAAAGGAAAAGCCCCGAGCGCGCGCTGGCGCTACGGGACTCATAGTTTCGCCCGCATTATTATGCGGGCGTTAGTCATGCATGCTTTGTTACGTCAAGTATACCACAGATGCAAGTGCGCCGCCATCCTTTCTTTACGTGGTCCGGCCGCTGCACCGGGGGTTTGTCAACGCAGGAGTGGCATGCTCTCATTCGCTTTCTTCTTGAAGCGCAGCGCATGCAACGTTATACTTTTGTCCATGCTCTGATCGTAGCAGCGAGGTTTCGGAGCATAGCCGCGCTCTTTTTAGCGATCGCCTCTTTTCAAGACGCAAGCCGGTAGTTGGGCGCACAACGCCTTCGGCGCTGCGCCCCCAACCTGGAGCAACGCCAGGGTCGCGCGCCCTTGTCGCGCTCAGCCGGAACTGGACCAAGCTACGATCCGTATGGCCCAAGCGCGGAGGGTCGAAGGCAGCCGCAGCGAAGGGCCTCATTCCCCGCCGATGGGTTAACGATCGGAGGGTCGACCCCATCTTTACCGACCTGGGAGGCAATGTCGTGACGACCGACTCCACTTCAACTGAACTCCCGCAGCAACAGGCGTACTCGGAAAGCCCTACAACCGGCGGTCTCGCTGATGTTCAGTTGGCCGAGAATCCGGAACCGCGCTGTGCCTGTTTGTTGTTGCTCGATACCTCTTACAGCATGAACGGTGAGCCAATCCGCCAGCTCAATAGTGGCCTTATCGGCTTCAAAGATGAACTCATCGCGGACGAACTCGCGGCCAAGCGCGTCGAGGTCGCTGTGATCACTTTTGGGCCGCCACAGCTCCTCTGCGACTTCACCGAGGCTACCGTATTTCAGCCGCCAACTCTAACGGCAAGCGGAGATACACCGATGGGGGCGGCGATTACGATGGGTCTCGATCGACTGCAGGAACGCAAAAAAACCTACGATGCTGCGGGCATAAGCCGCTTTCGTCCGTGGGTCTTCTTGATCACCGACGGGGCGCCGACCGACTCGTGGGCGGGGGCAGCCCAACTTGTGCATGATGGTGAAGCGCGCGGCGCGTTCTCCTTCTACGCCGTGGGAGTGCAGGGAGCCGACTTTGCCAAGCTCAACGCAATCGCACCGCCCAACCGCCCGGCAGCAAAGCTAGACGGCCTGCGCTTTCGCGATCTTTTTAGCTGGCTATCGAAATCGATGCACGCCGTCTCGCGCAGCACGCCTGGTACCGACGTCAACCTCAGCACACCAGGCTGGATCAGCGCGCCCGGCTAATGTGGCGCGTGGCGCGCGCAAGCGCCACCGGCACTTCGCACATGCAAAGTGATACGCCCTGTCAGGATCGTCAGGCTATAGGCACTGTGCTCAGTCCCGATGGCGCGACCTCCCTGATCGCGGTTATCGCGGACGGAGCCGGTAGCGCGACCCATTCGGCCGAAGGCGCTGAGCTCGTCTGCCATACGCTGTTGGAATTGGCCACCGCCTCATTGGAGCGTAACAGCGACCTTGACGAGCTCGACGATACTATCGTACGGACATGGTTCGCTCAGGTGCGCGAGGCGTTGCGCGCGCGCTGCGCGCGAGACGATCTGCCGATGTTCGATTTCTCCGCAACGGCCGTGCTGGCCATCGCCGGCGCTCAGCAGACTCTTTGCGCGCAGATCGGTGACGGCGCCATCGCCTTGCGCACGAGCGTCGACCACTCCTTCCAGATCGCGATCTGGCCGCAAAACGGGCAGTACGCAAACGAAACAACGTTCGTGACTGACCCCTATGCAGCCGAACTTGTCGCGCTCTATCGCACCGAGCGCGTTGACGATGTCATTCTATTCTCCGACGGGCTCGAGCGCGTAGCGCTGGATCTTGCCGCTAAGGCGCCGTTTCCAAAATTCGTCGAACCTCTCGCGCGCTTCGTCCGCGGTGAGGCCACTCTGGAAGAGCAACTGGACGCTCAGCTGCGAGCTTTTATCGAATCAGCGCCAATAAACAAGCGTACCGATGACGACAAGAGCTTAATCGTCGCATGCCGACTGCCATAACCCCCCGTTTCTATGATTCGGCAGGCCGCGACGTCGCTCTCGCAGGCGAGCTCGGCGAGGGCGGCGAGGCAAAGGTGTACGCCATCGCGGGCGATCCAACGCGTGTACTTAAGGTGTACCTCAGGCGCCCTCCGATGGACCAGCTGCCCAAGCTGCGCGCCATGGCCGCGCTTAAGAACCAGGACCTGCTTAGCGTAACGACGTGGCCTCTCGACGTTTCGTTCGTCAAGGACCAGCAGTTGGCGGGCTATACGATGCCGCGGCTCAAGGACTTTCACCCACTTCATACTCTCTTCGGGCCCAAGGCCCGCCAGCAACTCTATCCAAATATGACGTGGAAAGCGTTGGTCACGATGGCAAGCAATACTGCCCAGGCCATCGCCGTGTTGCATCATTTCAACATCGTGATGGGCGACGTTAACGCCAATAATATCGTCGTACACGACGATAGCAAGATAACCCTTGTTGATTGTGATTCCTACGCATTCACCTATAATGGAGAGCTGTTCCCTTGTCGCGTCGGCATGGACGAATACCAACCCCCAGAATTGCAACCGGATCGCTGGAGCACTTTGCCCCGTACTCAAGAGGGCGATCGCTTCGGGCTAGCAGTTATCATCTTCCAGCTTCTCATGATGGGCCGGCACCCATTCGAAGGCGTCAACACACACAGGAAGCTCGCGGATCCCACGCGCGCCGCGAATATCGCGCGCGGTTTCTTCTTCTACGGGCCCGGCGCCGCCGTTCACGGCCTGCAACCGCCGCCGGCTGCGCTGACTCTCGGTGCGCTCTCTCCACGCGTCGCTAACCTATTCGTGCGCGCTTTTGCTGGAACGCCAGCTCAGCGTCCAACGGCACTCGAATGGCATGCCGCGTTAGTCGACCTTGCCAGCCAGCTCATCTGCTGTAAGGCTAATCCAACACATGTCTATCTCAAGTCCGGACAGTGCCCGTGGTGCGCGATCGAACGCCAGACAAAAGGTCAGATTTCCTACTTTCAGCTTCCTGTTCCGTTCAGTAGCGACGGCAAAATCGACGACTCCATTTGGGCAACCTTTCCAGATGCCAAACTCACTGAGCTCTGGCGCGCCATCTTGGGTCTAGGTGCACCTACAGTCACCTACAGACCGACCCGTGGCGCCGTGCGCGCCATCACATTGCGCCCCAAGCCGCTCCCGCCTGACCTTCGAAAGCGAGGTCTGATTCTAGGCGGCGCGCTTGCAGTAGCTTGGAGCCTCATTCTGATCCTTTTGCTTACTCAGCACGGTATGATTGCGAGCGCCTTGGCGGTCGTTACTCTTTGCGCTTGGCCCTTTGTGCGCATTGAAGGTAACGGCGAGTTGCAAGAGCGCCGGGATTCTCTCGCCGCAGCGCGTGAAGATTTCAACCGTGCCGAAGATCGTTGGCGCAGCTTAGGTGGCGCCATGGAATATCACGAATTACGAGCACGCTTAGAGGCGGTCACCAATTCGCTACTTGGGCAGCGGCAGAGGTATGACGCGGAAGTTTCCGCGCTCAAAGCACACCAGCAAGAAGCCAACCGGCGGGCTTTCTTAGACGGACAGCTTATCGCGAGTTCCAGGATTAAAGGAATTGGCCCGAAGCTGACCGGGACATTAGCGGCGTGGAACATCGAATCCGCGTTCGACGTTGACTACACTAGGATCGTCAACATCCCTGGATTCGGGCCCGCCAAGGCGAGCGCATTAGTATCATGGCGCACCGGTCTGGAGCAACAATTCAACCGCAGGCCGCCCGCGCCGCTGGCGGACGCGGTCCTCCGCCCCGTTACCACAAAGTACGTGCGCACGCGCGTCCAAGGTCGAGAAGAGCTCATCGCCGGAAAGACTCGCATTGCCTCCCTGCTTCCGGAGCTAGCTAAAGCTGCGCCCGAGGCGCAAGCGGCCGCGGCTGCCTCACGGGCTCGGCTCAACCAGGCCATGGCCGATGCGCTTGTCATGCCGCGCTTTATCTACCGGACGTCGTGACGACTCTCGCGTTTCCTCCAGCAAGCTTGCCGCCTGCCACGACCGACCCGATCTTGACCGGGCTCATGACCCATGTCTTGCAGCCCGGCGAAATTATACTGCTCCAAACGCAGACGAACGTCGACGAGGCCATCATGGTTACGACGGCGCGCATAATCATCGTGAAGGGGCCTACGCGCAGGCCCGATCCCTCTCATAGCGGGCGCTACTTTCCACTCGACTCCGTCATCGGCATTCAGACCCGCGGGTGGTTTGGCGTCGGATTTCTCGCGATTATCACCGCGGATACTGCGCGAGAATGGATCCCCTGGGCCGATCGATGGCGTTGCAGCTTTGGTGTGACATTCGCCAACAAGCACTTGGGAAATACTGTGGCATCGTACCTTCGCGCGCTTCTTGCCCACCTCGCCGAACAAAGGCGCCTTGCGCTGCTTAACGCCCCATTGCAGCCAATTATACCGACGGTCGGTGTGGCGGCTGGCGCCGGTGAGCAATTCTACATGCAAGTTCCTGCCGTTTATTATGCGCAACATTCCTACACGGACTACGTCGGCGGCTGGCAAGGCATGTCGTTTCGTGTTATGCGCGGCGTATACTACCGCATCGGTGGATCGCGCGGCCGAGGCGTGCGCCGGCAAACGCTCCAGCCCGACGACCGCGGACAACTGCTCATCGGGAACCAACGAGTGCTCTTCGTGGGTAACGAGAAGGACATCGCAATTCCGCTAGCACACATCACCGCAGTCAGATCATTTGTTGACGGTTTGCAGATCGGTGTTGCCAATAAACCCTTGATTCAGTTCTCGACGCCTGACCAGATGCCAGGCCAAGTGCTCAAACGGATCCTAGGCATCCCGTAAGCCAGCCACGCGCCCTAAC
It encodes:
- a CDS encoding VWA domain-containing protein — encoded protein: MAENPEPRCACLLLLDTSYSMNGEPIRQLNSGLIGFKDELIADELAAKRVEVAVITFGPPQLLCDFTEATVFQPPTLTASGDTPMGAAITMGLDRLQERKKTYDAAGISRFRPWVFLITDGAPTDSWAGAAQLVHDGEARGAFSFYAVGVQGADFAKLNAIAPPNRPAAKLDGLRFRDLFSWLSKSMHAVSRSTPGTDVNLSTPGWISAPG
- a CDS encoding PP2C family serine/threonine-protein phosphatase, which produces MWRVARASATGTSHMQSDTPCQDRQAIGTVLSPDGATSLIAVIADGAGSATHSAEGAELVCHTLLELATASLERNSDLDELDDTIVRTWFAQVREALRARCARDDLPMFDFSATAVLAIAGAQQTLCAQIGDGAIALRTSVDHSFQIAIWPQNGQYANETTFVTDPYAAELVALYRTERVDDVILFSDGLERVALDLAAKAPFPKFVEPLARFVRGEATLEEQLDAQLRAFIESAPINKRTDDDKSLIVACRLP
- a CDS encoding protein kinase, whose amino-acid sequence is MPTAITPRFYDSAGRDVALAGELGEGGEAKVYAIAGDPTRVLKVYLRRPPMDQLPKLRAMAALKNQDLLSVTTWPLDVSFVKDQQLAGYTMPRLKDFHPLHTLFGPKARQQLYPNMTWKALVTMASNTAQAIAVLHHFNIVMGDVNANNIVVHDDSKITLVDCDSYAFTYNGELFPCRVGMDEYQPPELQPDRWSTLPRTQEGDRFGLAVIIFQLLMMGRHPFEGVNTHRKLADPTRAANIARGFFFYGPGAAVHGLQPPPAALTLGALSPRVANLFVRAFAGTPAQRPTALEWHAALVDLASQLICCKANPTHVYLKSGQCPWCAIERQTKGQISYFQLPVPFSSDGKIDDSIWATFPDAKLTELWRAILGLGAPTVTYRPTRGAVRAITLRPKPLPPDLRKRGLILGGALAVAWSLILILLLTQHGMIASALAVVTLCAWPFVRIEGNGELQERRDSLAAAREDFNRAEDRWRSLGGAMEYHELRARLEAVTNSLLGQRQRYDAEVSALKAHQQEANRRAFLDGQLIASSRIKGIGPKLTGTLAAWNIESAFDVDYTRIVNIPGFGPAKASALVSWRTGLEQQFNRRPPAPLADAVLRPVTTKYVRTRVQGREELIAGKTRIASLLPELAKAAPEAQAAAAASRARLNQAMADALVMPRFIYRTS